The sequence GAGAAATCCCCGGAACTGGATCGCCGCATCGAAATCTACAATCGTTATTCCGACGGTTACGGCACCATGATCGTGCAGCTCAATGTCGAGGACGCACGCAACGGCGTGGCCGAATACGTCATTGAAAAATACGGCAACAAGGTCTGCATCGAGCTCAAATGGGGCCAGGGCGCCAAGAACATCGGCGGCGAGATCGAGGTCACCAGCCTTGATTACGCCATGTTCCTGAAAAAGCGCGGCTACCTGGTCGATCCGGACCCGGAACTGCCCGAAGTGCAGGAGGCCTTCAAGGCCGGCGCCATCAAGGGCTTCGCCCGTCACAGCCGCCTGGGCTACACCGACCTGCCTTCCTCCGAGGCCGTGCACCAGAACTTCATGGAAACCGTGGCCTACCTGCGCAGGCTCGGCTACACCAAGATCTCGCTCAAGACCGGCTCCTACGGCATGGAAGCCCTGGCCATGGCCATCAAATACGCCACCGAGGCCGAACTTGACCTGTTGACCATCGACGGCTCCGGCGGCGGCACGGGCATGAGCCCCTGGAACATGATGGAGACCTGGGGCGTTCCGTCCATCCTGCTGCACTCCAAGGCGGTGGAATACGGAAATATTCTGGCCGCGCAGGGCAAAAAGGTCGTGGACATGTCCTTTGCCGGCGGCCTGGCCCGCGAAGACCACATCTTCAAGGCCCTGGCGCTCGGCGCCCCCTTCGTCAAGCTGATCTGCATGGGCCGCACGCTCATGATCCCCGGCTTCCTGGGTTCCAACATCGAAGGCGCCCTGAACCCCGACCGCAAGGAAAGAATTGCCGGCAACTGGGACAGCCTGCCGAAGACCGTCAAGGATATCGGCGAAAGCCCTGAACAGATCTTTGCCGGGTACGAATCCCTCAAAACCAAGATCGGCGCCGACGAGATGAAGACCGTGCCTTACGGCGCCATCGCCGCCTGGACCCTGGCCGACAAGCTCGGCGCGGGCCTGCAGCAGCTCCTGGCCGGCGCGCGCAAGTTCTCGGTCACCGAGATCACCCGCGGCGACATCGTCTCCGGCAACCGCGAAACCGCGCAGGAGACCGGCATCCGTTTCATCACCGACGTACAGGACGAGATCGCCCGCAAGATCCTGGCCTGATCCGCATAAATCCCCAGGGGCGGACCGGCTGCTTGCCGGTTCCGCCCCTGGCCCCTTGCTCCATCCTGTGCTACACGGCCAACGCGCCCGTTGCCCAGGAGAAACGCTCATGACCATCCGCCCCGACAACACCGATACTTTTCCCGCTTCGAACGAGGAGTGGCAGAGTTTCGTGGCCCAGAGCCACAAAACCCAGCACGATCTGCTCGAACGCATAAAAGAGCTCAACTGCCTCTACGGCATCAGCCGGCTGGCTCAACGCCGTGAACAACCTCTGGCCGAACTCCTGACAGACATCGCCGGCCTGATCCGCTCCTCCTGGCAATACCCCGACATCGCCTGCGCCTCCATCCGCCTCGGCGAGACACTGCACAACTCCGACAACTTCGTGCGCACCCGCTGGTGCCAGTCCAGTCCCATCATCATCGAGGCGGATGAATGCGGCACGGTCGAAGTCTGCTATCTGGAGGAACGTCCGGACAGCGATGAAGGACCGTTCCTGCGCGAGGAGCGCAGCCTCATCGACGCCGTGGCCGATCAGATCGGACGCATCGTGGCCCAGCGCCGGGCCGAGGAGCAAATGCGCGCCCTGTCCCAGGAACTGATCATGGCCCAGGAAAACGAGCGCCAGCGCATTGCCCGCGAGCTGCACGACCATCTGGCCCAGGATCTCTCCCTGGCCCGGGCCGACCTGGAACGCATCGGCTGCGGCCTGCCCGAGGGAGGCCCGTGGCGTGCCCAGGCCGGGGTCATTGCCGAACGCCTCGGCACGGCCATCCGTTCCATCCGCGACCTGGCCTACGGCCTGCTCCCGCCGGGACTAACCGAGCTAGGGCTGGTCGAAACCGTGCTCGCACACTGCGAGGACTTTTCCCTGCGTCACGGCATCGCGGTGGATGTCTTTGCCGACGGTCTTGACGGAGTCAGCTTCGACTTCGATACCCAGATCAATATCTACCGTCTCATCCAGGAAGCACTGAACAATGTGCGCAAGCACGCCAAGGCCAGTCGCGTGACCATCCGCCTGCTCGGGTCCTATCCGAGTCTTTTGGTGCGCATCGAAGACGACGGCTGCGGGGCGGACATGGATCGCTGCCTGTCCCAGGCCGGCCGGAACAAACGCATGGGCCTCTGGAGCATGCGCGAAAGGGTAAAGCTTCTGGGCGGCAAGATCAGCTTTCGTTCCAAGCCCGGACACGGCCTGCACATCCGCATCGAAACCCCGCTCAACAGGAGCAGCCATGAGCGCGCCTAAACGCATCCTCATCATCGACGACCACCCGCTCTATCGCGACGGCCTGAGGGCCCGCCTCGACACACGACCCGACCTCTGCGTCGTCGGCGAGGCCGGGACCTGCGCCGAAGGACTGCGCCTGACCCAAACCCTGGCCCCGGATCTGGCGGTTATCGACATCTCCCTGCCCGACGGCAGCGGAATCGAGCTGACCCGTGAAATCCGACTCGCCAGGCCAGACCTGCCCGTGCTCATCGTCAGCATGCACGCCAAGCTCGACTTCATCGCCGCCGCCTTTCAAGCCGGAGCCAGCGGCTACATGTCCAAGGAATCAGGCGGGGAAGGCATCCTGCAAGCCATCGAGACAGTGCTCTCCGGCGGGCAATACCTCGACGGTTCCCTCTCGCCCTCGGTGCTGCGCAGGCTCAGCGACATCTCCGGCCGCAAGGCCAAGACCGTGGACGCCTCCTACGGCAGCCTCTCCCTGCGCGAACAGCAAGTCATGCGCCTCTTGGCGGAAGGGCTGACTCCGGAGGAGATCGCAGCCAAACTTTTCGTGTCCCGCAAGACCGTTCTCAACCACCGCTACGCCATCATGACCAAGCTTGGCATCAAAAGCCCCGTGGCCTTCGTTCGCCATGCCGCACGCCTCGGGCTGATCGAAATCGACGACTGATCCCGCCCGCGCGAAATTTCGGCGTCAGCGCCATTTGCGCCTTTACCCTGGCGGCCGATCATGGTTACAGATGAATGAGAACGCTGCGGGGATCTGACCACGCTGGCCAAAGTTCAAACAGCCCGTTTTCATCAAGGATTCTTTCATGCTCCGCTCTTTAGCATTTCTGCTGCTGGTCCTCGCGCTGGTCCTGGCCAACGGTTTTTTTGTAGCCGCGGAATTCGCCCTGGTGGGCGTGCGGCGTTCGCGTATCGTGAGTCTGGCCGAAAGCGGAAACAGAAAAGCCGTTCTGCTGCTGCGCCTCATCGATCACCTGAACGCCTACATCTCCGCCACCCAGTTGGGCATCACCCTGTCCTCCCTGGCACTGGGCTGGATCGGCGAACCCGCCATTGCCCGGCTACTGGAACCGTTGCTCGAAGGCCGGGTTCCACCCGCCGTGCTGCACTCCATCTCCTTCGCCATCGCCTTTAGCCTGATCACCTTCCTGCACATCGTGCTCGGAGAACTCGCGCCCAAGACCATCGCCCTGGAACGGGCCGAGAAGACGGCCCTGGCCATTGCCCTGCCCATGGAGATCTTCTACCGCCTCTTCTACTGGCCCATCCGCCTGCTGGACTGGTCCGGAACCCGCACGGTCCGCCTGCTCGGCTTCACCCCCAGCGCCACCCACGGCTCGGTCTACACCGAGGACGAACTGCGCATGCTCATCGACGCCAGCTACTCCAGCGGCCAGATCGAAGAGGAAAAACGCCGCCTCATCCGCCGCGCCTTCGACTTCAACACCACCGAGGCCTGCGAGGCCATGATCCCGCGTTCGGAGATCGCGGCCCTGCCCGTCACCTCCACCCTGGACGAAGTGCTCGACGCCTTCCGCATCCACGGCTATTCCCGACTGCCGGTCTACGGAGAAGATCTGGACGACGTGGTCGGCGTGCTCTTTCGCCAGGACATGGAACCGTTCATGGCCCGCGAACCGGGCCTGGTCTTCTCCATGACGGGGCTCCTGCATCCGCCGACCTTCGTGCCCTCGGGCAAGCGGCTGGGCAGCCTCCTCAAGCAGATGCAGGCCACGCGCACCCACCTGATCTTTGTCATGGACGAATACGGCGGCCTGGAAGGGCTGGTCACCCTGGAGGATGTGCTGGAAGAGATCGTGGGCGAGATCAACGACGAATACGACGAGGAAGTGCGCTCCCAGATCGTGCGCGACGGCACGGCCTTCATCCTCGACGGGATGCTCGCCGTGCGGGACCTGAACCGCAAACTCGGGCTCAAGCTGCCCGAAGACGAGGCCTACACCACCGTGGCCGGATTCCTGCTGTCCGAAGCCGGAAGAGTCCTCGAAGCCGGGGATGAAGTGCCGATCAAGGAAGGCGTATTCAAGGTCGAACGCTTGGAGCGCCGCCGCATCGTACGCATCAGGTTCACGCCCGAGGCGCATTAGAAGGAATGAAAAAGATGCCTCCGGCGGGCAGGGGGCGCGCCCCCTGCACCCTTTGCAGGTAAATATTCTATTGCGAAATGACGGCTTGTTCCCCTTACCCCCCAACTCTCGCCCAACTCTCGGACAAAGCGTGCCGGGGTGTTTCGGGCGAGGCTCGGCGACTGTCTGACTGATCCAGGCATCGTTTGTTTGACCATCGCCCCCCGCCCGAAGTGCAAGCCCGTGTTCGAAGCAGCGATGGTCAAACTCTACGAGGCCGGAGAAGGAGTTTCGGCGGGCCTCGCCCGAAACGCCCCGGCTCGCGGCCGCACTGAAACAACCCCTGACATGTCTCGCCTCTCAACCTAAATATCGATCTTGGTCCCCGAATACGTGAACGCGTTCCGGTTCATCTTGATGAACGTCCCCTTGTCGATGCCCACGGCCTTGCCGCACTGGCACCAGACCTTGCCGTCCCTTTCCTCCAGAATCCAGACCTTCTCGATCCGCTCCCGGTGGCACCTGAGGACCTCCCCCGGTCCCAGCTTGCGGTAACGCCACAGTTTCTTGCGGCAGGCGGCGCACTTGATGACCAGCATTATTCCGGCACGCTCTCCATCCCGGCCCATTTCGGTTCGTGCAGGGGCAGGATGTGGTCGGCCAGGGTCTTGGCCCGGACCAGGGTCTCGTAGGCCTCGTAGGCGTTCACGTGGGTGCCGGGGGGGATGACCTCCATCTCCATGGCCGTCACTGCCTTGGGTGGGTAGAGGTTTTCGAGGATGGTGCAGAAGCCGCAAATGAGGACGCTGCCCTTGTCCGTCTCCACGCGCACGGACATGCCGCCCTCAGTGTGGGCCGGGGTGTGGATCATGGTGATGCCGGGCGCAATTTCCGTGTCGCCCGTCAGGGCCACGACCTGCCCGTTCTCCTCCACTTCCTCAATGTAGTCTTCCAGATAGCGGAAATCCAGCGGATGCGGATCGTGGATGCGCGAAAGCTCCTTCTCGTGCGCGTAGATCTTCGCGTTGACGCATTTGGCGTCGTTCTCGCAGTGGTCGTTGTGCAGATGGGTGTGCAGGATGATGTCGATATCCTCCGGCGCAAGGCCGTATTTGGCCAGCCCTTCCTCGAAGCTGTAAATCTTCCCGCCGATGGCCTTCTCGCGTTCCTCGGAGACGACCGGCCGCATCTCCCCGGTATCGACCAGGATCTTCTTGTCCCCGCCCTCCAGGTACCAGCAGTAGATGGGGATGGTGTACGGGGTGCCGTAGTCATGCTGATAGGTCATCATGCCCTTGTCGAAGACCTTGGTGCCCATGACAATGGGATGAATGATGTACGTCATGCAATACTCCGCGGGATTCTGCCCCGTCACGGCCACAAAGCCGCGCACGGATGCGTATCAAAGTTCGGACGTGTCCAGCCGCAAGCCACTGTAACCAGTGTGCACGGGACAGTCCAGATGGTCGCGCAGGAAGGCTATAGAACCCTCGCCGGTGCAATGACAGGGAACCAACAGGCCGGGCTTGATGTCGCGCAAGGCCTGCACGGTCTTTTGCAGTCGCTCCTGGCTGGCCGCGCCCAGATGCAGTCCGCCGACAACGGCTAAAATTCGGCTCTGGCCGGTGATCTCTTTAAGATGGGTGAGCGTGTTGATCAGACCCGCATGGCAGCACCCCACGCAGACAATGAGCCCTTTGTCGGTGCTGATCCACAAGGCCTGGTCATCGTTTACGGGGTCGGAGCGCAAAGCATGCGGGTCGAAGTAGAACGGGCCTCCCGCGTCCTCGAAATCCGTCCACCTCGGAATGAAACCGCTCAGGCCGATCCCGTCGCCGATCAGCTGGGGACCGCCATTCCAGTGCATGCGTTCCATGGGGAGAGCAGCCAGGGCCCGCATGGAAAAGAGGGGCATGCGAATGTCCCGCGCCTCGCCGCCCGAGATGCTGTAGCGAGGCTCGGTCACGCCCGAATGGCAATAAACCCGGGACTCCGGCGCGGCCCCCAGAACCATGGGCACCGCACCGGTATGATCATAATGCCCATGACTCAAAACAAGTGCGTCGGTGCGGCCGAGGTCCACTCCGAGGGCGCGTACGTTTTCGGCCAGGGCCGAACCCTGGCCGGTATCAAGCAGGAAGCGTTCATCGCCATGCTCTATCCACAAGGCAAAGCCATGCTCCGCCAGACATCCGAACCCGGCCTGATTGTCGACCAGCACCGTAAGCACGGTTTTGTGCATGTTGCGTACTCCAAAATCAGAGGTTCTGTTTCACGCTCGGCAGTTCCAGCAAAGGCGCGACCACGCTGCGCATGATTTCAGCCGTGGGGCTTGCGGAGTGATGCATGACGAATGCCTGCCCCATGTCGCCCGATTCGGCCACCATCGGATCGATGGGGATGGAGCCGAGAAAGGGAACGCCCATGTCCTCGGCCATGAGCCGCCCGCCGCCCGAGCGCAGAATGTGGGTCAGTTCCCCACATTTGGGACACACGAATCCGCTCATGTTCTCGACCACGCCCAGCACCTTCATGCCGACCTGAGCGCAAAAGGTGATGGACTTGCGCACATCCATGGCCGCCACCCGCTGCGGCGTGGTTACCACCACGGCCCCGTCGATGGGATTGATGAGCTGGCAGATGGAAAGCGGTTCGTCACCGGTGCCGGGAGGTGCGTCGATGATCAGGTAATCCAGATCGCCCCAGGCCACATCCTTCAAAAACTGTTTGATGACATTGCCTTTGACCGGGCCGCGCCAGATCACGGCATCGTCGGGGTTGCGCAGCAGAAAGCCCATGGATATGACCTTCAAATGCCCGAGCTCCACCGGCATGAGTCCGTCGGGACCGGCTTCGATGTTCGCCCCTTCCAGACCGAGCATGGTCGGCACGCTGGGTCCGTGGATGTCGACGTCGAGAAGTCCGACCTTCTTGCCCGCGAGCATCAGCCCCATGGCCAGATTCACGGCCACGGTGCTCTTGCCCACGCCGCCCTTGCCGGACATGACCATGATCTTGTGTCCGATGTGGCACAGCCGGGATTGCAGAGCCCGACGGTCTTCAAAATCCTGATCGTTCTCGTTCTGTTCGCGCTTGGCTGCCGAACAGCTGGAATCCTTGCATGAATCGCACGAACCGGCCTTTGGGGCGTTATTTTCCATATTCTCCATTCACTCTCTCCACGATGCGCGGTTAGTTGTTGTTCGCCGCATGCCTCTTTTGCGGACGTGGCCCCTGCCCCGACAGCCCGGCATGTCAAAAGTTTCATCCAGATCGCCACGTTCCCAGGCCGCAATGACCTGCTCCACATCCCCTGCCACGAAACCGACAACCTTTATCCCGCCGGCCGCGAGCGCTTCCTGCATGGGCCGCGAAATGGCCCCGCAGAGAAGCGTTCCGACGTCCAGGCGAAGCAGATCCTCGGCCCTGTGCAAAGGTTCGCCGCGCAGCAGGACATGTTCTTCCCGCTCGCGGTTCCCTTCTGCCAGCACAAGGATGCGCCCGCCGACGTCAAAGACCGGCGCGATACGACCCTGCCAGT is a genomic window of Desulfomicrobium baculatum DSM 4028 containing:
- a CDS encoding Mrp/NBP35 family ATP-binding protein, producing MENMENNAPKAGSCDSCKDSSCSAAKREQNENDQDFEDRRALQSRLCHIGHKIMVMSGKGGVGKSTVAVNLAMGLMLAGKKVGLLDVDIHGPSVPTMLGLEGANIEAGPDGLMPVELGHLKVISMGFLLRNPDDAVIWRGPVKGNVIKQFLKDVAWGDLDYLIIDAPPGTGDEPLSICQLINPIDGAVVVTTPQRVAAMDVRKSITFCAQVGMKVLGVVENMSGFVCPKCGELTHILRSGGGRLMAEDMGVPFLGSIPIDPMVAESGDMGQAFVMHHSASPTAEIMRSVVAPLLELPSVKQNL
- a CDS encoding glutamate synthase-related protein, translating into MIQWPKSNDVLGTTNRGNPAESGLCTLCRSDCAGKCETWMSCLKGRHMLYPRDFGSVTAGSANTCHVGVSYNSLRIQGFSYGAQGVAPGRTTNPDDCLFTNVSLETSFGAKEQTKVRMPLMTGALGSTFIAAKYWDSFAAGCALIGIPIVVGENVVGVDRASSMANGRIEKSPELDRRIEIYNRYSDGYGTMIVQLNVEDARNGVAEYVIEKYGNKVCIELKWGQGAKNIGGEIEVTSLDYAMFLKKRGYLVDPDPELPEVQEAFKAGAIKGFARHSRLGYTDLPSSEAVHQNFMETVAYLRRLGYTKISLKTGSYGMEALAMAIKYATEAELDLLTIDGSGGGTGMSPWNMMETWGVPSILLHSKAVEYGNILAAQGKKVVDMSFAGGLAREDHIFKALALGAPFVKLICMGRTLMIPGFLGSNIEGALNPDRKERIAGNWDSLPKTVKDIGESPEQIFAGYESLKTKIGADEMKTVPYGAIAAWTLADKLGAGLQQLLAGARKFSVTEITRGDIVSGNRETAQETGIRFITDVQDEIARKILA
- a CDS encoding sensor histidine kinase, yielding MTIRPDNTDTFPASNEEWQSFVAQSHKTQHDLLERIKELNCLYGISRLAQRREQPLAELLTDIAGLIRSSWQYPDIACASIRLGETLHNSDNFVRTRWCQSSPIIIEADECGTVEVCYLEERPDSDEGPFLREERSLIDAVADQIGRIVAQRRAEEQMRALSQELIMAQENERQRIARELHDHLAQDLSLARADLERIGCGLPEGGPWRAQAGVIAERLGTAIRSIRDLAYGLLPPGLTELGLVETVLAHCEDFSLRHGIAVDVFADGLDGVSFDFDTQINIYRLIQEALNNVRKHAKASRVTIRLLGSYPSLLVRIEDDGCGADMDRCLSQAGRNKRMGLWSMRERVKLLGGKISFRSKPGHGLHIRIETPLNRSSHERA
- a CDS encoding hemolysin family protein; protein product: MLRSLAFLLLVLALVLANGFFVAAEFALVGVRRSRIVSLAESGNRKAVLLLRLIDHLNAYISATQLGITLSSLALGWIGEPAIARLLEPLLEGRVPPAVLHSISFAIAFSLITFLHIVLGELAPKTIALERAEKTALAIALPMEIFYRLFYWPIRLLDWSGTRTVRLLGFTPSATHGSVYTEDELRMLIDASYSSGQIEEEKRRLIRRAFDFNTTEACEAMIPRSEIAALPVTSTLDEVLDAFRIHGYSRLPVYGEDLDDVVGVLFRQDMEPFMAREPGLVFSMTGLLHPPTFVPSGKRLGSLLKQMQATRTHLIFVMDEYGGLEGLVTLEDVLEEIVGEINDEYDEEVRSQIVRDGTAFILDGMLAVRDLNRKLGLKLPEDEAYTTVAGFLLSEAGRVLEAGDEVPIKEGVFKVERLERRRIVRIRFTPEAH
- a CDS encoding NifB/NifX family molybdenum-iron cluster-binding protein, producing the protein MSRIALHHWQGRIAPVFDVGGRILVLAEGNREREEHVLLRGEPLHRAEDLLRLDVGTLLCGAISRPMQEALAAGGIKVVGFVAGDVEQVIAAWERGDLDETFDMPGCRGRGHVRKRGMRRTTTNRASWRE
- a CDS encoding response regulator transcription factor, yielding MSAPKRILIIDDHPLYRDGLRARLDTRPDLCVVGEAGTCAEGLRLTQTLAPDLAVIDISLPDGSGIELTREIRLARPDLPVLIVSMHAKLDFIAAAFQAGASGYMSKESGGEGILQAIETVLSGGQYLDGSLSPSVLRRLSDISGRKAKTVDASYGSLSLREQQVMRLLAEGLTPEEIAAKLFVSRKTVLNHRYAIMTKLGIKSPVAFVRHAARLGLIEIDD
- a CDS encoding MBL fold metallo-hydrolase; the protein is MHKTVLTVLVDNQAGFGCLAEHGFALWIEHGDERFLLDTGQGSALAENVRALGVDLGRTDALVLSHGHYDHTGAVPMVLGAAPESRVYCHSGVTEPRYSISGGEARDIRMPLFSMRALAALPMERMHWNGGPQLIGDGIGLSGFIPRWTDFEDAGGPFYFDPHALRSDPVNDDQALWISTDKGLIVCVGCCHAGLINTLTHLKEITGQSRILAVVGGLHLGAASQERLQKTVQALRDIKPGLLVPCHCTGEGSIAFLRDHLDCPVHTGYSGLRLDTSEL
- a CDS encoding N-acyl homoserine lactonase family protein, yielding MTYIIHPIVMGTKVFDKGMMTYQHDYGTPYTIPIYCWYLEGGDKKILVDTGEMRPVVSEEREKAIGGKIYSFEEGLAKYGLAPEDIDIILHTHLHNDHCENDAKCVNAKIYAHEKELSRIHDPHPLDFRYLEDYIEEVEENGQVVALTGDTEIAPGITMIHTPAHTEGGMSVRVETDKGSVLICGFCTILENLYPPKAVTAMEMEVIPPGTHVNAYEAYETLVRAKTLADHILPLHEPKWAGMESVPE